From the Octopus sinensis linkage group LG3, ASM634580v1, whole genome shotgun sequence genome, the window ccatttggtgttgctacttggtttcacttcatggaggctttctagcaactgctatttggtgcatgagagagttcgatgcagctgccctcatctgcccctcctgccgtgaagttggttcatctgggacacctgacaggaagagatccagcttcatttaaagacatctgtatccaacccatgcaggtctctcaggttctcgggaggatattgaagagctgtggcctcggaagcccaggctatccagaatcttgtcctacaatCTTGATGgcagtttggagtcctaggcaccacgcagtggcgcccagttctggcatttgcgtaactctcgatgccaaagttcaggacacttccctccaggatcttccagatgtatattatggcatatctttcccgcctacgctccagagaatataattttaatctcttgagtccttcccagtagcttacattctgcatagaggctatcttctttgtgtagcttcgttggatcgcctcaagttctgtgatcaacttgacactggatggtgaccatagctgagagcaatagtcaaagtggcttaggacaagtgttttccagaggaccatcatggttttttgttctcttgttctaaaagttctaagaatccatccagccagccgtctacatttcattgtcagtttagcaacatgtacatgaaaggtcgcgtatcactcatgtgaatacccaggtcacgcatgattgtgcctctgggattgcaatccctccgggtccagtgtattcatgggtattgcattcagctttgcatgctgatagtataatataaagcttgaaactttccagcattgaactgcatgctattcttttcagcccacttgtatatttcgtccagctcacattgcaggtgtttagtgtcctcagggttctgtattgcctgtgaaactttgtatcatctgcataacttgtgatcgtgctctctgcgtggctgagggcatgtctgagagggccattatgaacagtagtggtcccagaacagtgccctgcggaacaccgctcactatttgtgtgttaatggaggtggccccatggctactaccacctgacttctatccttcagaaagtcatgaagccattctcccagttttccaactttgttgagatcacgcagtttgttacatatcattccatgatcgactttatcaaaggcctttgcaaagtcgagatatatcactttccacatttgagtggttgagcagccgtttcagcacccagtcatagtgttgtaggagctgagtttaaacagcttctccctggtcggaaaccatgttgggtgtcgggcagcaagtcattctcttcaaggaaggtgatcagcttccttctgactattcgttccatgaccttgctgaggtgtgaggtcagagagataggtctatagttcttggcttccgctctgctacctcctttatgaaagGGGCATattttttaccttccttcagctctgaaagaggaactgcagtggtcttgctaggactctgtNNNNNNNNNNNNNNNNNNNNNNNNNNNNNNNNNNNNNNNNNNNNNNNNNNNNNNNNNNNNNNNNNNNNNNNNNNNNNNNNNNNNNNNNNNNNNNNNNNNNATAAGTGTATGCATGTTCAAAATATGTACGCATTACATAATAATGCTTTAATTTCACAAGGATAACCTCACAGTAACTGTTGAGAATTTAAACATTGAGATCTGCTGGCAATTCATTGacaacaaatatgcatatatttgaagTTTCCACAGAGTTTAACCTCAAAAACGGTTCCGGTTTCGATATGAATGAAAGCTCCTATGAAACTGATTTAAAATCACCTACTTGGACAGCAGacatagtggaaaggattatgtCCGTAGCTGTCATCATGATTGCAACGATTGTTGGAAACCTAACTTTAATCGCAGCCATTTTCTGGAAACGTTCTCGTCTtgtaaaaagagtaaatatatttcttgtgaaCTTAGCCATTGGCGATTTGACGGTCGCAATGATTACAATGACCACAGAAATACTTTTTATTGCATTCGGGGAATGGATATTGGGAGAAGTCGTCTGTAAGATCAGCGTCTATCTGCAGATTGTAACATTGGCAAGTACAACATTTCTGATGACTGGAATGAGTATAGATCGATACCAGGTGATTGTCAAACCTCTGCAGTCCCTGAGAAAACGTCCAAAGATCCGAACGAAAGTTATTCTAGCCTGGGTCATGGCGTTTATATTCGCAATTCCACAGCTCTTGATTTTTGTCCAAGTAAAGGAAACGAAATCTGATGGCAGCACACAGATGAAGTGTGTCAGTAAAGGTTATACAGACGAATGGCAACGCAAAGTGTACTTCACCTTTCTCACGGCATACATTTTGGTCATACCAGGAGCAGTGATGTTTTATTGTTACTCGAATATAACGCGTGTTGTGTGGAGCAGAGCAAATCATATACCACAAATAACCTATAACAACAAATCTATACAAACGACGAACCGCATTTCGATAAACCAGTCTCTTGTTTCGGCCTCAAAACGGCGCGTAGTCACAATGACTTTAACTGTGATTATTGGTTTTCTAACATGTCTCACCCCATATTTCATAGTGAACCTCATTAGAATATACAGTAACTACACCATAGGTATGAAGAAATCACTGCACGTTTCCGAAGCCATCTTCATGACACACAGTGCTCTCAACCCGATCCTTTATGGGATATTTTCATTACGAATGGAACATTTCTACAGAGTCATTAACGTCTGTTTATGCTTTATACCAGTGAAGAGCGTCATAGAAAGGGACACAAGCGTGGACAGTCTAGGTCATATGAACACTTTAAGTATGTTACAGATTAGGTTTTCACGACTAGGAAACAGAAACGCTGTTCAAAGTATAAATCAAAAGAAACAATCGTTCCAAAGGAAAAGTTTTCTGCGAAAGAACGTCGGTCATGCAATTAAGACTACGTTTCATCCGAAATCAAATTCAGTTCAAACAACTTTAGACAATACAAACCTGCGGCCGGTGGGTGGGCTATCGCCTAATGTCTAAACCTGCTTCAAAAtggcaaaaactaaaaaaaaggaaCCAAACAGATAtatccctcacctgtcttcgtttttctgtatatacatacacacatacatgcctaatatatatatatatatatatatataatattatattatatatatatatatatatcatatctatatatatatatatatgttcatttcttAATCTTTCCTTACAAACTGGTCCTTTCTGATAAACCTTTCGGATTCACAGAGGATACTAATTCCATAATCCAAATAATCTCTTACATAATATCTCATAAttggaaaagaaatggaaaaaaaaagtaatgttaTCTGGAAGCTTAGGCAGGAGGATGCGAGTGcccgaaagaaagagaaagtataaAAATAGAGAGAAGGATGAGGGAGAGTGATAAGTACGAAAAATATgagaatgaataataaatatatcgcgcgcgagagagggagaggggcggtgaataaaaacattttaaaagatatCAAGGAAAAGAGTGTCCTGCTAAGTGGACAAAACTGATCTGGAAGTCTGAATTTTGTTGTCAAGGAATGAATaaaaaatgagtaatgactaatttaTGTCATTAACTACTGAAGAAATAGCTAATAAACATAACACTAATTGTTCAGAATTTAGGCACAATCTATCACTCTTTAGATAAGGGATTAGCCTATAGCATCAACCCCAGTAACTCTTTGGTTCTATATTTTATCGAGGCCAGAGTCGTGGAAGGACAAGTTGagctcggtgagatttgaactcagaacgtaaagagccatcACTGTTGAGGTTCTGCAAGGGAACTGACCGTTAACTGTAATATTAAGTAGGATGGAAAAAAGTTATACACATactcccatacacacacgtatacatactgacatacatgcatacacacacatatatatatatatatacttacatacacgacccttgtttttgtatgtataaatacatataaatatatgtgtgtgtgagtgtgtaaaagaatatgtatttatgcttgtatatgtttacgtatatacgcgttagtatacgtatgtataagtatatacctacataaatatatataaatagagcaatatacacatgcattcagttatacgtaactttatatataacacacacacgcatttttatatacaaatacctGTGCATCTTTATGCGTAGGCATatgagtatctatctatcaatatatatatatatatatatatatatatatatgtgtgtgtgtgtgtgtttgtatatatatatatatatatatatatatatatatatatatcacgtgactgaccagtccatcagatgtagttacacatcgctggtcacaatgcgttagcattgttttagccttcgaatgacgccacaccgctggctaagcgagcaggccaacagaagaaagagtggtgaaagagtacagcagggatcaccacccccttccggagcctcgtggagctttaaggtgtttttgctcaataaacactcacaacgcccggtctgggaatcgaaaccgcgatcctacgaccgcgagtccgctgccctaaccactaggccattgcgcctccacacacacacacacacacgcatgtatatttattaaacgAATGATTGGTCAGCCTACCACACACCAATGAGCACTCGCTGAGTACGTTTATTCTTCCAACTGTGaaacatatttcaatatttccgTTTCTTGCAACTCTTTGAATAAGCAATGCAGCGGTGATTAGCATTTTTCAAACTGTGTGACCCGATTAACCAACGTCAGGCCACCAACATTTCTCACATCCCTCACGTGATGGCAACAAACGTGATCTAAAAATACCCGTtgagttattttatcaactatgTTTTCATTGGCACACATCCAAAGGAGTTTATGGCTCCAAAATTCCATACGGCGGTCTCTTACGAGAGTATCATTCTTTCTTTGTTGTATCTATTATTTGACAATACCGTTTCCTGTGACAACCCAGTCATGTCATGACAGGAGATTATCTTAATAAAATTACAGAATTATACGTTATTATCCGTCTctcatttttttatatagaaCGATTGTATTGAACGCGTTCCATGAAGCATGTTTCAACAGTCTTGCATTCGCTGCATATAAtctgtaaaatgatgatgaacataCCCGTATGCAGCAATCAATATTATTCAGACGATGCActttaaaatttcttattaaaaCCCCACAAGTGTCATCTGCATACAAACTAGTTTACCACGTGCATGGTTAATATCTGTAATTTTTTTTGCTTCGGTGGAGGCATCACTACGTCACCTTCAACAATAAATATTATGGTTATTTAATATCGTctaattacatttgaaaataaaatgcgTAACATGTCAACACTAAACATCTGATTCTGTCGTTGTAACAGCATTTCTAAAACGTTCAAATCTTGTATCTCTTTTAAATCTACTTCAACTCTGTTGTGTTGATAACATTTCTTAAATCTCTTCAATAATGGGATAAGAGTTCAGAGTTTGGCACTGCTGTTGCACGCGTCATTGCACACGTCATACTTcttcaaagataaaataaaatatagtcaaTTGGGAACTGCCAAAAAAATGtcaatttacatattatatatatacatatatatatatatagtattttataagcttgtAGCCACCAACGCGCAATGACTAAAGAGAATAtctgaatagaatatatatatatgtgtgtgtggtgtgtgtgtgtgtgtgtggtgtgtgtgtgtgtgtgtgtgtgtgaaatatacttTTTCAAGAAGTCAATTGATGGTAACTTCGAACATTAAGCATGCAAGCCTTCGTTGGACAAAGGCTAAGAggccgaaatttcgaagtcattGTCGCCACTTCTTGCAAAATCATCATATTATGGTcaagagaacaagaaaaaatACCGAATAATTATTTGATTTAGCGTTAACTCGAATTGAAAACAaacatgtgtgcgtgcacatcttttatgtgtgtgtgtgtatatatgtatatatgtgtgtgtggatgtacatacgtaggtatgtatgtattatgtgtttatgtgcgtctgtgtattaACGGATTCACAAGGGTTATGTAATCCCTCTGTATGATAACCACTGCCTCACACAGATATTGTTTCCTTTCAATGGAATTTCTAAAACTATTATAAAGCATTCCATACTCACCCCTACTTAGCGATCTGCTTAGTAGCTCCTCCATCTAATAGCATTTTACTCTCCCTCATTTGTTTCCCTCCGCCAACCCTCTATTGATCATTTGTAAATTATTTCACCCGATACACAATGCACTAAATATTTCCATTCACCCGTATTTCTATTCCTACGcatcgataaaatgaaataagaagacTATCAACCCAGTTCATGACAGAGAATCGCCAACATCACAACAACGGTATTCTGCATACGCATTATAGAGTTTGCATACAATACTAAAGAACCAAACCGAACCAAAGAATCACGCGTACCCATGGCCCACAAGTCGCTGGTGCTGTACAAACCCgccatgaaaataaaaataaaataataattgtttaaaagTTTGGCACTACGTCAACCATATCAGCGGGGATGGGATCGAATATTACATAGATCCCAGCATCTCaatcatactttattttatcgaactccaaaggatgaaaggtaaagttcaaTTTGTCCGCAttcgaaatagaaaaaaaaaacgatagaagaaatgctgctaagctttttgtccGATACGCTAAGGATTCTGTAAGCAAGCTGCCACAGAATACCATCAACAAGTCTTTTTAGCTGACTCCAAAAGCCTACACATGCAAAAGTGAAGCAGGAAATTTCTGTCACACAAcgtagtatttatatttataagtaatgGACGAGAGTGGGGTTATAAGGAAAATGATATAATGTTGACGGATTGACTTAAAATTCAAACTAAAAATTAAAGAGAAACTAAAAACGTAAAATTTAGCATAAACTATCCAAAATGTATAGAAACCACCTACTTTGACAGGATCAGACAACTTAACCATTACGACATCTTTCAGATTCGATCCTTGTCTCGAAGCTTGGTACCGCAATAATATGCCCTTGAATCAGAGCCGCCTTAGCTAAACCATTAGGTACCTCACAAAACTCAATCACGATTTTCTAACTACAAATCGATGACAGACATATTTTTCAACAATTCATCACCTATGGTAACCTAGAATCGAAACCCATCTTCTTAAGCAGCATATTATTACTGGCTCTCTTTTCTGAGACTTTGCCGCAGTTCTTCACTCGAACTGTAAACTACCGGTAGCCAGTGCTGTCGGAATCATCTTTGTAAGTGGCATCCAGTGATTTACTTCGTTTTTACCTGCATTCACTGTTTTTGGTCCTCTCTATATTCTTATAGAGATTTAGTTTCGATATCATTCCCATAATCACTAGACATTGACGTAGTCGTATACCTTGTAGCCTCTGTTCCGTCAGCAATGGAATGGGAAATTTCTCGGCTCACTATCCATGTACATCTCCGGTACTGATGACATAGAGGAAAAAGTGATTTGATTTTCTCTCCCTGTGTCTCTTCTCAGATATCCGACCGAAAACTGAAAACAGTTCTCACGACAGCGAGCAGAACTGATCATTTTgctctgtactcttttacttgtttcaatcatttcactgcggccatgctggagcaccgcctttaattgagcaactcaaccccgggacttactctttgcaagcccagtacttagtctatcggtctcttttgccgacccggtAAGTGAcgtgggacataaacacactagcatcggttgtcaagcaatgctagggggacaaacacagaacacaaacaaatatatatatatatacatatatacgacgggcttcttgcagtttccgtctaccaaatccactcacaaggctttggtcgacccgaggctatagtagaagacacttgctcaaggtgccacgcagtgggactgaaccctgaaccatgtggttggtaaacaagctacttaccacacagccactcctgcgcctgtctacCCATGGCTATGTGTAGTTCGCAGGTAGGATAGCGATATTTGTGGATCATTAGCATCTGGATGGTCCAAGCAAACATAAAAGACCCTAGAAGACAATTTATTTCTGAGGGTAGTCACTCTAGTCACATATATGCCAACTGCCATGCAAAGgtaagacaaaaaaaattgttaaaattctgAGGAAATACATCTGTTCATGATTTTACTATTAGTAAAAACTCATGCATTTCTTCAGAAGCCATTGGAGAAATGTATACCACGTGATCTCCACACTCCTCCCCACCTCACTGCCTATTTGAACTTAAAATTCAAGCACGCACTTCCGTATGCACTACGTTGTTTCCATCATCTCAAGTACTAGCTCTTTTGAACTCTTATTATAGACAGCATATATTTTTGGAAATTAGAGGCATACAAAATTTCAACTTGTCCTTTCCTGCATAAATTGGtcggaataaaatagaaaaacaaccttgtttttttttttccaattcttcatttacttattttcctTGAGTTGACATGTCCAGTCGTTTCATTTAATCAAAGTTTTGTAAATTCTTATTGTTAGCCACATTCATGTCATTCCTGTTTGTATTGGTTTTGTTTTCCTTAGCCATGATGATATTTCTGGCGGCACCATGTTTTCCGGCCTTCTTttctacaagtatatgtatatctgtttaaaCGTCAGTCGCGTATatgtcttttttaaatatattttggttgTCTCTTTGAAAAGAaacgtttgtattttttttttcgtttgaagACAATATACAGTGCGTTCGTTTCCTTAATTGTGGATGCTGCTACCTTGACAGTGTGAAATATTTCTTAGTTACTCCAGACGTAAGGGACTTGCAACACCCGTAAATGTTGCtaattattatttgttaaatgaataaataaataaaacggaaTCAGGTAAatgtctaaaaatatacaatagctGCTGTGGACCCTTAGACAATTCGAAATCTTTCGGAGAGGAGATTAGGacgaaatatgttttattttctaaGGTGTTCCGTGTAACAATTAGATTTTCATTTGGATGTGCAAGAACAccaactgcaacaacaaaataaataacgaTAACAGCAACACTAATATTCAtggaagcagcagcagctgcagcaaaaACAACGTTACTAATGATATCATCGGAGCTTTGAGATCAATACCACTCAAACTGAAGGAACATCTGGGCACTTTAGAAATACCTTGCAATCttggtgtattgcaaaaatcggcaCTACTTGCAGCTGTATGCATGATGCGTACAATACTGTCTGTCAGACGGCTTTGTTGTAACTAAAGAGGCTGTACAAAACCTCGGTGCAAAGTTATGATGTCGTAgattgaatatatattcaatcTACGACATCATAACTTTGGATACCGTTCGACttcttcaataaaataataacaacaacaacaataataataataataataataacaacagtgtaCAAGTATGCAATGGCATGCAGTTACtcgcatggcttctgatcttaactgattggaagtgttatcatgtatgttattttgtctttgtataaaatatgggctacagcaaatattctgctcaataccacagatttgcttgtcagttgtttgaccgtaaccagttgagcatgtcccttagtggctgacgatatgtgcatctctgatcacgagcagaagtagtgggggagcatcatagccgtgtattGAAATGAATTCTTTGGAAtttggataattcattcatcaatcttaaacaacccttattcagggatcttttgagtgggatgggctactcaacctgaagaaaattctaattgggctccATCTGCCAGATGATGCGCcgtttatgagatcaccatatcccgcacatatggttgtgatgcatatgcctaggCATCTCCTGGTTTCTTCTATAATGCATTCAGGAAACGCAAGGCTCTTGCTTCGGCTTCTCCTCGTTAGCAAAGTTTTTGACAGCGATATGTTTTCCAATTCTACTTCAGTCTCTCCCATTTCCTCGATCCTCCGGCAAACTTCCCACATTTTTCCCATTCTTCGTAGTAGACTTTGTTATTGTTACTGGTATTGCTTCTTCTGTAGCCTTTGTTGCTCTTTGTGCTTGCATAACTGGACGAGTGAGCGACTGCCGTAGTCATTACGTGGGTGGCGGTGACGTTTTAATTTCTGAATG encodes:
- the LOC115209607 gene encoding neuropeptide S receptor-like; this encodes MHIFEVSTEFNLKNGSGFDMNESSYETDLKSPTWTADIVERIMSVAVIMIATIVGNLTLIAAIFWKRSRLVKRVNIFLVNLAIGDLTVAMITMTTEILFIAFGEWILGEVVCKISVYLQIVTLASTTFLMTGMSIDRYQVIVKPLQSLRKRPKIRTKVILAWVMAFIFAIPQLLIFVQVKETKSDGSTQMKCVSKGYTDEWQRKVYFTFLTAYILVIPGAVMFYCYSNITRVVWSRANHIPQITYNNKSIQTTNRISINQSLVSASKRRVVTMTLTVIIGFLTCLTPYFIVNLIRIYSNYTIGMKKSLHVSEAIFMTHSALNPILYGIFSLRMEHFYRVINVCLCFIPVKSVIERDTSVDSLGHMNTLSMLQIRFSRLGNRNAVQSINQKKQSFQRKSFLRKNVGHAIKTTFHPKSNSVQTTLDNTNLRPVGGLSPNV